A window from Herbaspirillum sp. meg3 encodes these proteins:
- a CDS encoding ABC transporter substrate-binding protein, with translation MKKFLASFCSKLVLSAAVATTLATTALVPGIAHAAPEEVTYLLPAPPNSPAFAPWVLAQHKGYYADENLKINFIVAKGGVDVAKQIGAGNAVIGGAIGDTPIVVRANGIPVKAIAVLGAGSITMVAANANENIKSLKDLKGKTVTVMSYTDTTYYAFLGSLRTAGLSKTDVQIQAAGPAGVWQVFTAGKASAFAGVPDWVVNSTDAGAKVELLDNGGFKSMAQAILASDDTIKNKPELLKRLVRATLRGMQDIMKDPKAAANDYVAALPAYKGKEASIEATFEMYRKYVYAGQKTLGQIDAARMDSVQKFYVSEGIVTKATPVNELFTNQFVGTAR, from the coding sequence ATGAAAAAATTTCTCGCCTCTTTCTGTAGCAAACTGGTCCTGAGCGCCGCCGTTGCAACGACACTGGCCACCACCGCGCTGGTGCCGGGAATTGCCCACGCCGCGCCGGAAGAAGTGACCTACCTGCTGCCGGCGCCGCCGAACTCCCCAGCCTTCGCACCGTGGGTGCTGGCGCAGCACAAGGGTTATTACGCTGACGAAAACCTCAAGATCAACTTCATCGTCGCCAAGGGTGGCGTCGACGTCGCCAAGCAAATCGGTGCAGGCAATGCCGTCATCGGCGGCGCGATCGGCGACACACCGATCGTGGTGCGCGCCAACGGTATCCCGGTCAAGGCTATCGCGGTGTTGGGTGCAGGTTCGATCACCATGGTCGCCGCCAACGCCAACGAAAACATCAAGTCGCTGAAAGACCTCAAGGGCAAGACCGTCACCGTGATGTCGTACACCGACACTACTTACTACGCTTTCCTCGGTTCGCTGCGTACCGCCGGCCTGTCCAAGACTGACGTGCAGATCCAGGCTGCAGGTCCTGCAGGCGTGTGGCAGGTCTTCACGGCGGGGAAAGCTTCGGCATTTGCCGGCGTGCCTGACTGGGTCGTCAACTCGACCGATGCCGGCGCCAAGGTTGAACTGCTCGACAACGGTGGTTTCAAGAGCATGGCGCAAGCGATCCTGGCTTCTGACGACACCATCAAGAACAAGCCTGAATTGCTCAAGCGCCTGGTGCGCGCCACCCTGCGCGGCATGCAAGACATCATGAAAGATCCGAAAGCCGCCGCCAATGACTACGTTGCCGCGCTGCCCGCCTACAAGGGCAAGGAAGCCAGCATCGAAGCAACCTTTGAGATGTATCGCAAATACGTCTATGCCGGTCAGAAGACCCTGGGTCAGATCGACGCCGCACGCATGGACAGCGTACAAAAGTTTTATGTCAGCGAAGGCATCGTGACCAAGGCCACACCGGTCAACGAACTCTTCACCAATCAATTCGTTGGAACAGCAAGATAA
- a CDS encoding IclR family transcriptional regulator: MNKPVLPEDESQEKYLVPGLERGLRLLCEFSRQDKTLSAPELARRLDVPRSTVFRLLTTLERMGFVERNDGGRDYRLGMAVLRLGFEYLASLELTEIGRPLLDRLRDEIGYSCNLVVRDGRSIVYVAKSVTQTAFASHVNVGTRLPAHATVLGRVLLEDLTLAELRDLYPEEHLEVFSSNTPKTVVELFDMVQNDKMRGYVLQEGFFETSISTIAAPVRDHSGKVVAAMGATIPSPHIDTDQLDQIVLKVRDTAGELSRLLDHAPEKSGKVVNMWRE, from the coding sequence ATGAACAAACCTGTGCTGCCAGAAGACGAATCGCAAGAGAAGTACCTCGTACCAGGCCTGGAACGCGGCCTGCGCCTGCTGTGTGAATTCAGCCGTCAGGACAAGACCCTGTCGGCGCCGGAACTGGCGCGCCGTCTCGACGTGCCGCGCTCCACCGTGTTCCGCCTGCTGACCACGCTCGAACGCATGGGCTTTGTCGAACGCAACGACGGCGGCCGCGACTACCGCCTCGGCATGGCCGTGCTGCGTCTCGGCTTTGAATACCTGGCCTCGCTGGAACTGACTGAAATCGGCCGTCCGTTGCTGGATCGCCTGCGCGATGAAATCGGCTACTCCTGCAACCTGGTCGTGCGCGATGGCCGCTCGATTGTTTATGTCGCCAAATCGGTTACGCAAACCGCCTTCGCCAGCCACGTCAACGTCGGTACCCGTCTGCCTGCACACGCTACCGTGCTCGGCCGCGTTCTGCTGGAAGACCTGACCCTGGCCGAACTGCGCGACCTGTATCCGGAAGAACACCTGGAAGTTTTCTCCAGCAATACACCGAAGACCGTGGTCGAGCTGTTCGACATGGTGCAAAACGACAAGATGCGTGGTTATGTGCTGCAAGAAGGCTTCTTCGAAACCAGCATCTCCACCATCGCCGCACCGGTGCGCGATCACTCGGGCAAGGTGGTGGCCGCCATGGGCGCGACGATTCCATCGCCGCACATCGACACCGACCAGCTCGACCAGATCGTGCTCAAGGTACGCGACACCGCCGGCGAACTGTCGCGTCTGCTTGACCATGCGCCTGAGAAATCCGGCAAGGTCGTCAACATGTGGCGGGAGTAA
- a CDS encoding ABC transporter permease, protein MSTPDNIPPAIKVKRPLLSERTRTVCGSLVVLVIFLAAWQWGPGWLGMPEYILPNLSHVLKESVVMWNNNDLLTHFGITAMEVVFGFLFGALLGLAVGVALGLSPRAEAMLSPYILALQIAPKVAFAPLFVMWLGYTIYPKIIVAVLIVFFPIMINVLSAIRTVDPDMVNLVRTLNAGRWQIFHLVEFRSALPALFSGLRIASTLSVIGVTVGELVGGNQGLGYLLVDGEGQGNTAAVFVAICALTLIGIVTYGVVVWAERRVLHYLPKVHTSTV, encoded by the coding sequence ATGAGCACGCCTGACAACATACCGCCAGCTATCAAAGTAAAGCGCCCGCTGCTCAGCGAGCGTACTCGTACCGTGTGCGGCAGCCTGGTGGTACTGGTCATCTTCCTCGCGGCATGGCAATGGGGCCCGGGCTGGCTCGGCATGCCGGAATACATCCTGCCGAACCTGTCGCACGTGCTCAAGGAATCGGTGGTCATGTGGAACAACAATGACCTGCTGACCCACTTCGGCATCACCGCCATGGAAGTGGTGTTCGGCTTCCTGTTCGGCGCCTTGCTGGGTCTCGCGGTCGGCGTTGCACTGGGTTTGTCGCCACGCGCCGAAGCCATGCTGTCGCCGTACATCCTGGCCTTGCAGATTGCACCGAAGGTCGCGTTTGCACCCTTGTTCGTGATGTGGCTGGGCTACACCATTTATCCCAAGATCATCGTCGCCGTGCTGATCGTGTTCTTCCCGATCATGATCAATGTGCTGTCGGCCATCCGTACCGTCGACCCCGACATGGTCAACCTGGTGCGCACGCTCAACGCCGGCCGCTGGCAGATCTTCCATCTGGTGGAGTTCCGCTCGGCGCTGCCGGCGCTTTTCTCCGGTCTGCGCATCGCATCGACCTTGTCCGTCATCGGCGTGACCGTCGGCGAACTGGTCGGCGGCAATCAAGGTCTCGGCTACCTGCTGGTGGACGGCGAAGGTCAGGGCAATACCGCTGCCGTGTTCGTCGCCATCTGCGCGCTGACCCTGATCGGTATCGTGACGTACGGTGTGGTGGTCTGGGCTGAACGCCGCGTACTGCACTACCTGCCCAAAGTGCACACCAGCACGGTCTGA
- a CDS encoding ABC transporter ATP-binding protein: MIEIEFRNVGKSFVDRQTSQARAAVTNVNLSIRSGEVVSIIGPSGCGKSTLLNMGAGLYLPTSGEVIVGGQRVTKPVRNVAFMLQKDLLMPWRNIRANVSLGLEIDGVSAAERKRVADELLAKCHLKGFEEHYPYQLSGGMRQRAALARTLAVDPQVLLMDEPFSALDAQTKMVLQQDLAKMLYEKKKTALFITHDLVEAIALSDRLLVMSERPGTIIEEIEVNLPFRDNPLERRKLPEIGPLQGRLMELLKVGKETAELH, from the coding sequence ATGATCGAAATCGAATTTCGCAATGTCGGCAAAAGCTTCGTCGACCGCCAGACTTCCCAGGCCCGCGCCGCGGTCACCAACGTCAACTTGTCGATTCGCAGCGGCGAAGTGGTTTCCATCATCGGCCCTTCCGGTTGCGGCAAGAGCACGCTGCTGAACATGGGGGCGGGTTTGTACCTGCCGACCTCCGGTGAAGTCATTGTCGGCGGCCAGCGCGTCACCAAGCCGGTTCGCAATGTCGCTTTCATGCTGCAAAAAGACTTGCTCATGCCATGGCGCAACATCCGCGCCAACGTCTCTCTCGGTCTGGAAATCGACGGCGTCAGCGCCGCCGAACGCAAGCGCGTGGCCGATGAGTTGCTGGCCAAGTGCCACCTCAAGGGCTTTGAAGAACACTATCCCTACCAGCTGTCCGGCGGCATGCGCCAACGCGCTGCGCTGGCCCGCACGCTGGCGGTGGATCCGCAAGTGCTGCTGATGGACGAGCCGTTCTCAGCATTGGATGCGCAGACCAAGATGGTCTTGCAGCAGGATCTGGCCAAGATGCTCTACGAAAAGAAAAAGACCGCACTCTTCATTACCCACGATCTGGTCGAAGCGATCGCCCTGTCTGACCGCCTGCTGGTCATGAGCGAACGTCCCGGCACCATCATCGAAGAGATCGAAGTCAACCTGCCTTTCCGCGACAACCCGCTGGAGCGCCGCAAGCTGCCGGAAATCGGCCCGCTGCAAGGTCGTCTGATGGAGTTGCTCAAAGTCGGCAAAGAGACAGCAGAGCTGCACTGA
- a CDS encoding SDR family oxidoreductase produces MEQQDMTPSPQLSHQLLAGRRILITGAARGLGLAFATAVAEAGASVAMADILQDTLQGAVADLQKRGLKVAGFIVDLADPLSIDACANESVQWLGGLDGLVNNAAITNSGGKTTEQLSIEMWDKVMDVNVRGTWLMTNACLPALRQSGRGSVVNLSSDTPLWGATNLLAYVASKSAVIGMTRSLARELGGDNITVNAVAPGLTLVEATEYVPKERHQTYHDRRAIQRDQLPEDVCGAVVFALSDLSRFYTGQVMAVNGGFVMN; encoded by the coding sequence ATGGAACAACAAGACATGACCCCTTCACCGCAACTATCTCATCAACTACTGGCCGGCCGCCGCATCCTGATCACCGGTGCGGCACGCGGGCTGGGTCTGGCCTTCGCCACTGCGGTGGCGGAAGCCGGCGCCAGCGTGGCCATGGCCGACATCCTGCAAGACACTTTGCAAGGCGCGGTCGCCGACCTGCAAAAGCGCGGTCTGAAAGTCGCCGGCTTCATCGTCGATCTGGCCGACCCGCTGTCCATCGACGCCTGCGCCAACGAATCGGTGCAATGGCTCGGCGGTCTCGACGGTCTGGTCAACAACGCAGCGATCACCAACTCGGGCGGCAAGACCACCGAGCAACTGTCGATCGAGATGTGGGACAAGGTCATGGACGTCAATGTGCGCGGCACCTGGCTCATGACCAACGCCTGCCTGCCGGCCTTGCGCCAGTCCGGTCGCGGCAGTGTCGTCAACTTGTCGTCTGACACGCCGCTGTGGGGCGCCACCAACCTGCTGGCCTATGTCGCCAGCAAGAGCGCGGTGATCGGCATGACGCGTTCGCTGGCGCGCGAACTGGGCGGCGACAACATCACCGTCAACGCCGTCGCACCCGGCCTGACGCTGGTCGAAGCCACTGAATACGTACCGAAAGAACGCCACCAGACCTACCACGACCGCCGCGCCATCCAGCGCGACCAGTTGCCGGAAGACGTCTGCGGCGCCGTGGTGTTTGCCTTGTCCGATTTGTCCCGGTTCTATACAGGACAAGTCATGGCCGTCAACGGCGGCTTCGTGATGAACTGA
- a CDS encoding SDR family oxidoreductase translates to MSMIELEGKVAVVTGGSSGIGLATVELLLEAGAAVAFCGRNQERLQQVEAQLRARFPAAKLFSSVCDVLSQEQVQAFAAAVEVKLGAVSMLVNNAGQGRVSTFADTEDAAWTEELRLKFFSVIYPTRAFQPQLQRMSAAHGEAAVVCVNSLLAIQPEPHMVATSAARAGIHNLVRSLATEFSTQKIRVNGILIGLVESGQWRRRFEARTGADRDLSWEQWTQALAQKKNIQLGRLGHPQEAARAIIFLATPLSSYTTGSHIDVSGGLSRHA, encoded by the coding sequence ATGAGCATGATTGAACTCGAAGGCAAAGTCGCCGTCGTGACAGGCGGCTCTTCGGGCATCGGCCTGGCGACTGTCGAGCTGTTGCTCGAAGCCGGCGCAGCGGTCGCTTTCTGCGGCCGCAACCAGGAACGTCTGCAACAGGTGGAAGCGCAACTGCGCGCGCGCTTCCCTGCCGCAAAATTGTTTTCGTCGGTCTGCGACGTGCTGTCGCAAGAGCAGGTGCAAGCCTTTGCCGCCGCCGTGGAAGTGAAGCTCGGCGCGGTCTCGATGCTGGTCAACAATGCCGGTCAGGGTCGCGTGTCGACCTTCGCTGATACGGAAGATGCAGCCTGGACTGAAGAGCTGCGCCTCAAATTTTTCTCGGTGATTTATCCGACCCGTGCCTTCCAGCCGCAACTGCAACGCATGAGCGCTGCGCACGGCGAAGCCGCCGTGGTCTGCGTCAACTCGCTGCTGGCGATCCAGCCGGAGCCGCACATGGTGGCGACTTCCGCCGCCCGCGCCGGCATCCACAACCTGGTGCGCTCGCTGGCCACGGAATTCAGCACACAAAAAATTCGCGTCAACGGCATCCTCATCGGTCTGGTGGAATCCGGCCAATGGCGCCGTCGCTTCGAAGCCCGCACCGGTGCGGATCGCGACCTGTCCTGGGAACAATGGACCCAGGCGCTGGCGCAAAAAAAGAATATTCAACTCGGCCGTCTAGGTCATCCACAGGAAGCCGCCCGCGCGATCATTTTTCTCGCAACGCCGCTTTCTTCGTACACAACAGGCAGCCACATCGATGTTTCAGGAGGACTTTCCCGCCATGCCTAA
- a CDS encoding aspartate dehydrogenase — MLHVSMIGCGAIGVGVMELLKSDPEVAFDVVIVPEANMANARTVVSSLAPKARVETRLGDDRPDLLIECAGHQAIEEHIIPALLRGIPCMVVSIGALSEPGLVEKLEAAAREGKTQVQLLSGAIGAIDALSAARVGGLDSVVYTGRKPPNAWKDTPADGPFDLANLTVATVIFEGTAREAARLYPKNANVAATLSLAGLGLDHTQVRLYADPGVTENVHHVEAKGEFGGFELTMRGKPLAANPKTSALTVFSVVRALGNRAHALSI; from the coding sequence ATGTTGCATGTTTCGATGATCGGTTGCGGCGCCATCGGCGTCGGCGTGATGGAGCTGCTGAAAAGCGATCCGGAAGTCGCCTTCGATGTCGTCATCGTTCCGGAAGCGAACATGGCGAACGCCCGTACCGTGGTGTCGTCGCTGGCCCCCAAGGCACGCGTCGAGACCCGTCTCGGCGATGACCGTCCCGATCTGCTGATCGAATGCGCCGGCCATCAGGCGATCGAAGAGCACATCATCCCGGCGCTGCTGCGCGGCATCCCTTGCATGGTGGTGTCCATCGGCGCGCTCTCGGAACCCGGCCTGGTCGAAAAGCTGGAAGCCGCAGCACGCGAAGGCAAGACCCAGGTGCAGCTGCTGTCGGGCGCCATCGGTGCGATCGATGCCTTGTCGGCAGCACGCGTCGGCGGTCTGGACTCGGTGGTCTACACCGGCCGCAAGCCGCCCAACGCGTGGAAAGACACACCGGCCGACGGTCCTTTTGATCTTGCCAACCTGACTGTTGCGACGGTGATCTTTGAAGGCACTGCACGCGAAGCGGCGCGCCTGTATCCGAAGAATGCCAACGTCGCTGCGACGCTGTCGCTGGCCGGTCTCGGCCTCGATCACACGCAAGTGCGTCTGTACGCCGACCCGGGTGTAACGGAAAACGTGCATCACGTCGAAGCCAAGGGTGAGTTCGGCGGCTTCGAGCTGACCATGCGCGGAAAGCCATTGGCAGCCAATCCGAAGACCTCGGCGCTGACCGTATTCAGTGTGGTGCGTGCGCTCGGTAATCGTGCACATGCGCTGTCCATTTAA
- a CDS encoding thiamine pyrophosphate-binding protein, with amino-acid sequence MPKQNQPVEQVTVGCAIAAFLEQCDVKAAFGVISIHNMPILDAFGERGKIRFIPARGEAGGANMADSYARTTGGLGVCLTSTGTAAGNAAGAMVEALTAGTPLLHLTGQIETPYLDQSLAYIHEAPDQLSMLKAISKAAFRIRSTETAISTIKLAVQTALTPPMGPVSVEIPIDIQAALIPMPSDLRPLPIAVQAPSELALDELAERLLKAKRPLLWLGGGARKASKQVQRLLNLGFGVVTSTQGRGIVAEDDARSLGAFNLHKPVENFYQTCDAVVVIGSRLRGNETLKYELKLPRPLYRIDADPSAEGRCYNSDHFVCGDAALALEGLADRLEKRKSAIQIDPAFMGDLQKARDTAVAGLIDGLGPYSALVEQVQKAAGRKFNWVRDVTVSNSTWGNRYLRIFDPLAGVHALGGGIGQGLAMGIGAAIGAAVTQSGKKTFTLAGDGGFILNLGELATAVQEKADMVIVLMNDKGYGVIKNIQDVQYGGRRHYVDLHTPDYAQLSQALSLRHARVSNLADVEGALKNALSESGPFLLEIDMLTIGSFKTAFAGPPVTEKAAAEAAAASIATTKTAAAAAA; translated from the coding sequence ATGCCTAAGCAAAATCAACCCGTAGAACAAGTCACCGTCGGCTGCGCCATCGCCGCCTTTCTCGAACAATGCGACGTCAAGGCCGCATTCGGTGTGATCTCGATCCACAACATGCCTATCCTTGATGCCTTTGGCGAACGCGGCAAGATCCGTTTCATCCCGGCACGCGGCGAAGCCGGCGGCGCCAACATGGCTGACTCGTATGCACGCACCACCGGCGGCCTCGGCGTTTGCCTGACCTCCACCGGCACCGCCGCCGGCAACGCCGCCGGCGCCATGGTCGAAGCACTGACCGCCGGCACGCCGCTGCTGCACCTGACCGGCCAGATCGAAACGCCTTACCTCGATCAAAGCCTGGCCTACATCCACGAAGCGCCGGATCAATTGTCGATGCTCAAAGCGATCTCCAAGGCCGCCTTCCGCATTCGCAGCACAGAGACCGCCATCAGCACCATCAAGCTGGCCGTGCAGACTGCGCTGACGCCACCGATGGGGCCGGTCAGCGTCGAGATTCCCATCGACATCCAGGCTGCACTGATTCCGATGCCGTCCGATCTGCGTCCGTTGCCGATCGCCGTGCAAGCGCCTTCCGAACTCGCACTCGATGAACTGGCCGAGCGTCTGCTCAAAGCCAAGCGTCCGCTGCTGTGGCTGGGTGGTGGTGCGCGCAAGGCAAGCAAGCAGGTGCAACGTCTGCTGAATCTCGGCTTTGGCGTGGTCACCAGCACGCAAGGCCGCGGCATCGTGGCGGAAGACGACGCACGTTCGCTGGGCGCCTTCAACCTGCACAAGCCGGTGGAGAATTTTTACCAAACCTGCGACGCTGTCGTCGTGATCGGCTCGCGCCTGCGCGGCAATGAAACGCTGAAGTACGAATTGAAACTGCCGCGTCCGCTGTACCGCATCGATGCCGATCCATCGGCGGAAGGCCGTTGCTATAACAGCGACCACTTCGTCTGCGGCGACGCTGCGCTGGCACTGGAAGGGTTGGCCGATCGTCTCGAAAAACGCAAGAGCGCCATACAGATCGATCCGGCCTTCATGGGCGATTTGCAAAAGGCACGCGACACCGCCGTTGCCGGTCTGATCGACGGTCTGGGCCCGTACAGCGCGCTGGTGGAGCAAGTACAAAAAGCCGCCGGCCGCAAGTTCAACTGGGTGCGCGACGTCACCGTCTCGAACAGCACCTGGGGCAATCGCTACCTGCGTATTTTTGATCCGCTGGCCGGCGTGCACGCACTCGGCGGCGGCATCGGCCAGGGCCTGGCGATGGGCATCGGCGCCGCCATCGGCGCGGCGGTCACTCAATCGGGCAAGAAGACCTTCACGCTGGCCGGCGACGGCGGCTTCATCCTCAATTTGGGTGAGTTGGCGACTGCCGTGCAAGAGAAGGCCGACATGGTCATCGTGCTGATGAATGACAAGGGTTACGGCGTCATCAAGAACATTCAGGACGTGCAATACGGCGGCCGTCGCCACTACGTCGACCTGCATACGCCGGATTACGCACAACTGTCGCAGGCACTGAGCCTGCGCCACGCGCGCGTCAGCAACCTGGCCGATGTCGAAGGCGCACTGAAGAACGCCTTGTCCGAGTCCGGCCCGTTCCTGTTGGAAATCGACATGCTGACCATCGGTAGCTTCAAGACCGCTTTCGCCGGTCCGCCGGTGACGGAAAAAGCAGCCGCTGAAGCCGCTGCAGCTTCCATCGCGACGACCAAAACTGCCGCAGCTGCAGCCGCCTGA
- a CDS encoding aldehyde dehydrogenase — protein sequence MTELNLNETLPICVAGEWRLGGGDRYATLYPATGEAVAYLNAASVADVEEAIVGADKAFRTSGWAQKKPHERAIVLYRVAQLIRERGEALAQRQRLDNGKPITETRNLVGSAAATFQFFAAACETLEETITPMRGDNLTMSVYEAMGVVAAITPWNSPIASEAQKMAPALAAGNAVVVKPAEVTPLMALELAKICEEAGVPKGLISVLPGKGSVIGDAITLHPLVKRVSFTGGTTTGKHIAHIAADKMMPVSLELGGKSPTMVFEDADIDHAVAGVLYGIFSSSGESCIAGSRLFVARSIYDSFMERLAAGAAALRVGDPADERTQMGPLITARHREGIESYVSIGVADGGRIRTGGTRLAGDQFARGYYYSPTIIEGVTNDQRICQEEIFGPVLVAMPFDNEEDLIAQANDSVYALAAGIWTRDYKKAWRFGRAVQAGNVWINTYKQFSISTPFGGWRDSGLGREKGRLGILQYMEQKSMYWGLNENPLPWAG from the coding sequence ATGACCGAACTGAATCTCAACGAGACATTGCCCATCTGCGTCGCAGGTGAATGGCGTCTGGGCGGCGGCGACCGTTACGCCACGCTGTACCCGGCTACCGGCGAAGCCGTCGCTTATCTGAACGCCGCCAGCGTGGCCGATGTCGAAGAAGCCATCGTCGGCGCCGACAAAGCCTTCCGCACCAGCGGCTGGGCCCAGAAGAAACCGCATGAACGCGCCATCGTCCTGTATCGCGTTGCGCAACTGATCCGCGAACGCGGCGAAGCGTTGGCGCAGCGCCAGCGTCTCGACAACGGCAAGCCGATCACCGAGACACGCAATCTGGTTGGCAGCGCTGCCGCGACCTTCCAATTCTTTGCTGCCGCTTGCGAAACATTGGAAGAAACCATCACGCCGATGCGCGGCGACAACCTGACCATGAGCGTCTACGAAGCCATGGGTGTGGTCGCTGCGATCACGCCATGGAATTCGCCGATTGCCAGCGAAGCGCAAAAGATGGCGCCCGCACTGGCCGCCGGTAACGCCGTGGTGGTCAAGCCTGCCGAAGTCACGCCGCTGATGGCGCTGGAACTGGCCAAGATCTGCGAAGAAGCCGGTGTGCCGAAAGGCCTCATCAGCGTGCTGCCCGGCAAGGGCTCCGTGATCGGCGACGCCATCACGCTGCATCCGCTGGTCAAGCGCGTGTCCTTCACCGGCGGCACCACCACCGGCAAGCACATTGCCCACATCGCGGCCGACAAGATGATGCCGGTCTCGCTGGAACTGGGCGGCAAGTCGCCGACCATGGTGTTTGAAGACGCCGACATCGACCACGCCGTGGCCGGTGTGCTGTACGGTATTTTCAGCAGCTCGGGAGAATCCTGTATCGCCGGTTCGCGCCTGTTTGTGGCGCGCAGCATTTACGACAGCTTCATGGAACGTCTGGCCGCAGGCGCAGCTGCGTTGCGCGTCGGCGATCCGGCTGACGAACGCACGCAAATGGGCCCGCTGATCACTGCGCGCCATCGCGAAGGCATCGAATCCTACGTCTCCATCGGTGTCGCTGATGGCGGTCGTATCCGCACCGGTGGTACGCGTCTTGCAGGCGATCAGTTTGCGCGCGGTTACTACTACTCGCCGACCATCATCGAAGGCGTCACCAACGATCAGCGCATCTGTCAGGAAGAAATTTTCGGACCGGTGCTGGTGGCGATGCCGTTCGACAATGAAGAAGATTTGATCGCTCAAGCCAACGACAGCGTGTACGCATTGGCAGCCGGCATCTGGACGCGTGACTACAAGAAGGCATGGCGTTTCGGCCGTGCGGTGCAGGCCGGCAACGTGTGGATCAACACCTACAAGCAGTTTTCGATTTCGACGCCGTTCGGGGGCTGGCGCGACAGCGGTCTGGGTCGCGAAAAGGGCCGTCTCGGCATCCTGCAGTACATGGAGCAGAAGAGCATGTATTGGGGATTGAACGAGAACCCGCTGCCGTGGGCCGGCTAA
- a CDS encoding cupin domain-containing protein, whose protein sequence is MTDMSEQNNVKRSWDQPEGSSFGDWMESRVARLSTRKYDWDALKFQADYDPKYRRAQMRYIGTGGTGVAVDTNVIPSEHFTFSTMIIPAGHEGPPHLHIDVEEVFFVLRGKLKLVLEKDGERFETILTDRDVVSIPPGVYREEINVGDEDALMCVMLGAKKPLTPTYPPEHPLASIKRG, encoded by the coding sequence ATGACCGACATGTCCGAACAAAACAACGTCAAGCGCAGCTGGGATCAACCTGAAGGCAGCAGCTTCGGTGACTGGATGGAATCGCGCGTGGCACGCCTGTCGACCCGCAAGTACGACTGGGATGCACTGAAGTTTCAGGCCGACTACGATCCGAAATACCGCCGCGCGCAAATGCGCTACATCGGCACCGGCGGCACCGGCGTTGCAGTCGACACCAACGTGATTCCTTCGGAACATTTCACCTTCTCGACCATGATCATTCCGGCCGGTCACGAAGGTCCTCCGCATCTGCACATCGACGTCGAAGAAGTGTTCTTCGTGCTGCGCGGCAAGCTCAAGCTGGTGCTGGAAAAAGACGGCGAACGTTTCGAAACCATCCTCACCGACCGCGACGTTGTCTCGATTCCGCCGGGCGTGTACCGCGAAGAAATCAACGTCGGCGATGAAGATGCGCTGATGTGCGTGATGCTGGGCGCGAAGAAGCCGCTCACGCCGACCTATCCGCCGGAACATCCGCTGGCTTCGATCAAGCGCGGTTAA
- a CDS encoding alpha/beta fold hydrolase has product MTPHAPASVTCAETLRDSLSLLEGRFSESTVDIGNGKIVSYRSCGRGPVIVLLHGISSGAASWLQCALRLEQDAQVIAWNAPGYGRSTSLPQMQPTAADYAERLEQFLEALGITNCVLVGHSLGAMMASAYVGKGYKRASRLLLISPAQGYGSEAKRERGLKIAQERLDVLRTIGVEGMAERSPARMLSAQAGDAERAWVRWNIQWLNPAGYTQAVHMLCGDHLRAYAPRDSLGDVPATVYCGAEDVVTTPDHSRELAWNLNLPFHLIDNAGHACYIEQPGAVAAAIRHQLSGHLYKLS; this is encoded by the coding sequence ATGACTCCGCACGCACCCGCCTCCGTCACTTGCGCCGAAACGCTCAGGGACTCGCTGAGCCTGCTCGAAGGGCGCTTTTCCGAAAGTACCGTCGATATCGGCAACGGCAAGATTGTGTCCTACCGCTCCTGCGGACGCGGCCCGGTCATCGTGCTGTTGCACGGCATCAGTTCGGGCGCGGCGTCGTGGTTGCAATGCGCGTTGCGTCTGGAGCAGGACGCTCAGGTGATCGCCTGGAATGCGCCTGGCTACGGTCGCTCGACGTCGCTGCCGCAAATGCAGCCGACGGCCGCCGATTATGCCGAGCGTCTGGAGCAGTTCCTGGAAGCGCTGGGCATCACCAACTGCGTGCTGGTTGGTCATTCGCTCGGCGCCATGATGGCATCGGCCTATGTCGGCAAGGGTTACAAGCGTGCGTCGCGCCTGCTGCTGATCAGTCCGGCGCAAGGCTACGGCAGCGAGGCCAAGCGCGAACGCGGCCTGAAGATTGCGCAAGAACGTCTCGATGTCCTGCGTACCATCGGCGTCGAAGGCATGGCTGAGCGCAGCCCGGCGCGCATGCTGTCGGCGCAGGCAGGCGATGCGGAACGCGCCTGGGTGCGCTGGAATATCCAATGGCTCAACCCGGCCGGTTACACGCAGGCGGTGCACATGCTGTGCGGCGACCATCTGCGTGCTTATGCGCCGCGCGACAGCCTGGGCGACGTGCCGGCAACGGTCTACTGCGGCGCTGAAGACGTGGTCACCACGCCTGACCACAGCCGCGAACTGGCCTGGAATTTGAATTTGCCGTTCCATTTGATCGACAATGCGGGCCACGCCTGCTACATCGAGCAACCGGGAGCGGTAGCAGCAGCCATACGTCACCAACTCAGTGGTCACCTTTATAAACTTTCCTAA